The Solanum pennellii chromosome 4, SPENNV200 genomic interval TAATGTATCATGCTCTAAGAGTTCACTTAATATGGCGTAGAAGGAGTAATAACCCGCTAGTTAATTTGCTTCAGTTGGGTCGTTAGACAAAGTTGTCtaattttagtaattaaatTTGAGACCGTTGTGTGCGCCACTatagaaaataagaaataagCCATGGATAATGTTTAGTAGGTAAAAGACAAAAATCTCATGTAAATTCAATTTAGCGATGAATTAACTAAAGATTACAGAAAAATTCTGATATTAGATATTGATATTTTGAGGATATGGGATTCCCGAACATTTCGAATTGAATAAGTCCTCTTCTAGCAATATCCTTATTACTTGGATTCCAAATGCAAGTTGGTATTTGGGAATAAAGTTTGAAGCATTTTTGAATGGCAAGTGTTATAAATAACTACCACGAAATGTGGGAGAAGCATGAGATGCCTTTTTTATCTTATTAGAATCAGCAATTTATTATAATAGTCATATATAGTCCTATAAATTTGTCAAACTTGAATCAACATTTTCATAAGCAACCTCAAATCATCCAAAATGGGTCTTCAAACTGATATGTACCCTTCAAATGACTTCAAGCAGCAGCATAGCTACTATGACGATAACGACTACTATTCCTCGGAGGATAATTATTACAGCAACAATGGCTCAAGCATGCAAATGAAGAAGCCTTATGGTTATCCCACCTCTAGTCCAACCAAAAATCATCACATGATGATGAGCCATGGCGGCTATAGCCACGATGACAAGTACCAATATGGGCATATGTCTCATGATTCTGCTAATATTTCCAGCTATGGATCAAGTGGTTTTCAACACTCTTCCAACACGAATGGTGGCTATGGATCAAGTGGAATGCAACACTCTTCCCACGCGAATGCTGGCTATGGAAGTGGAATGTATGGAAGTGCAATGCAACAGTCTTCCCACATTAACGGTGGCTATGGGAGCGGAATGCAGCATGCTTCCCACATGAGTGGTGGCTATGGAAGCGGAATGCAACATTCATCCAACATGACTGGTGGTTGCGGCAGTGGAATGCAACACTCTTCACAGATGAATGGTGGTTATGGGGGTGGGATGCACCACTCTTCACACATGAATGGTGGTTATGGGGGTGGGATGCATCAATCTTCCCACACACACATGTCCAGGGGAGTAGAGAAGGATTCCGATAGGAAGCCTGCTTACTATCAACAGCATAACAACAATACTGATCATATGTGGAACATGAAGAGTTTGAATGACTAAATCCCCAAAAGTGTTTTCTCTAAGGTGGAACTATATATGGGTGTTTTTATTGAGTCTTTGGCTATATTACAAAGGcctaaaacataaataatgaaTCTAAACAACCCTGCTACTATGTACTCTTCCATGTATTAGTTACTTTTTTAATACCCAAAACTATgaataatttgaattaaatgtATGACTGTATTCGATAAAGTCATTTCCATCTACTTTTTACTTTTAGTGGCAGAAAGATGAAAATTGTTGGAATAAAGGCATCAATCCTCCCATTTTCCTAGAACTTGCAGCCGATTATTATCACAACTATTGCCGTTAAAATGAGCTCATATttgttttaatgaaaaatacataactaaGCAAACATAACTACCATATCTACTTAATCCATctatttaattagaaataacATAACTCAACGAAGGTTTCTTTTTTCCTAAGAAGAATCATAAAGTACTTTCTTCTATCTATCACCtctttctctctccctctctttgATCTCACCGGTAACCCTTCTTCATCAAATCTCCACCACTAAAGAATCATGAATAAACATCtccaaattaaaaatattatcaccATCATCATCTTACTCATGAATCATCTCCAACATCAAGAATTTGCATATCCAATTTTCAGATCAAGTTTAGGTTTTTTAAGATCTACAGAGTTTGGTtaggaatataaataaattatttatgaattcatATAGAGGAGCGTAATATGGAAAAGTAGTGAAATTTTGAGACTATTTCCAGATGGTCACTGATGGCGGCTTTTAGATTTGCTCAGGTATACAGAGGCTTGTTGGAGGAAATGAATTGTGTATTCATGTCGAGGAAGGTTCACGAAATAGGTGGTGAAAATATTGGGGGCATTTTGAGATTTTTGGGGAGAAGTTTGGTTCTAGTGGGCTAGCAAGCCCCGAGACTTCCCCCTAGACACGACACTATGCTGAGAGCCATAAGTTATCCATAGCTAACCTCATGGAATGGCATGATAGTAAGATGTACAAATGAAGAATCTAAAAGCGGAAGATAATTGGAACAAGTCtatttaaacaaacaaaaatagtcaaatatctAAGTACGCATGAGCAAAATCTAACTAACAAAGTTTCTATTAATTGATATGAGTTGCTAAGACAAGCTCCTAGACAACTCTAAATTCTGAAAACTGAAAGGAATATAAGGGGTTGTCTCGGAGAAATGAGGACTTTGTTGGGTATTATTTGCCTTGAATTCTTACCATAAGTAGATATTCCTTTTATATAAAAGTTTAGagtgactaatccttttcttgtaggaaaagatttaggactctataaatagagacttGTTtcatttaacttatttgacattcacaatgtagtccgAGGGGCTTTGAGAGTTTCGGTTGGGAGGAGAATTTGTGTGACACAAGTGACACGATATT includes:
- the LOC107018131 gene encoding keratin, type I cytoskeletal 9-like, whose amino-acid sequence is MGLQTDMYPSNDFKQQHSYYDDNDYYSSEDNYYSNNGSSMQMKKPYGYPTSSPTKNHHMMMSHGGYSHDDKYQYGHMSHDSANISSYGSSGFQHSSNTNGGYGSSGMQHSSHANAGYGSGMYGSAMQQSSHINGGYGSGMQHASHMSGGYGSGMQHSSNMTGGCGSGMQHSSQMNGGYGGGMHHSSHMNGGYGGGMHQSSHTHMSRGVEKDSDRKPAYYQQHNNNTDHMWNMKSLND